In Phaeobacter porticola, one DNA window encodes the following:
- a CDS encoding Bug family tripartite tricarboxylate transporter substrate binding protein encodes MKTTLTRRALMAVTAATLAFAAPVSADEMVDSIHFLIPGGAGGGWDGTARGTGEALTKAGLVGNASFENMSGGGGGKAIGYLIENAESNHGTLMVNSTPIVIRSLTGVFPHNFRDLTMVAGTIGDYAAIVVGKDSPINSMSDLIAAYQADPRKTAIGGGSVPGGMDHLVAAMVMKAAGEEPTAVKYIPYDAGGVAMAALLSGEIAALSTGFSEAIDLANAGEVKIIGVTAEDRVPAYADAPTMKEQGIDATFVNWRGFFGAPGLPEEKVNAYRAALAKMYDTPEWEEVRARNGWVNIHNSGDDFVSFLEGQEEVIKSLMQELGFL; translated from the coding sequence ATGAAAACGACTTTGACCCGGCGCGCCCTGATGGCGGTGACCGCTGCGACACTGGCCTTTGCTGCGCCGGTTTCTGCGGATGAGATGGTGGACAGCATCCACTTTCTGATCCCCGGCGGCGCAGGCGGCGGCTGGGACGGCACCGCGCGCGGCACCGGTGAGGCGCTGACCAAGGCGGGCCTTGTGGGCAATGCCTCCTTTGAAAACATGTCCGGCGGTGGCGGTGGCAAGGCGATCGGCTATCTGATCGAAAACGCCGAGAGCAATCACGGCACCCTGATGGTGAACTCCACCCCGATTGTGATCCGCTCGCTGACCGGTGTCTTCCCGCATAACTTCCGTGACCTCACCATGGTCGCAGGCACCATTGGCGATTACGCGGCCATCGTGGTGGGCAAGGACAGCCCGATCAACTCCATGTCCGATCTGATCGCGGCCTATCAGGCCGATCCGCGCAAGACCGCCATCGGCGGTGGCTCGGTTCCCGGTGGCATGGATCATCTGGTCGCCGCAATGGTGATGAAGGCCGCAGGCGAAGAGCCAACAGCGGTGAAATACATCCCCTATGATGCAGGCGGGGTTGCCATGGCCGCCCTTCTCTCCGGTGAAATCGCAGCACTCTCCACCGGCTTCTCCGAGGCGATTGATTTGGCCAACGCAGGCGAGGTGAAAATCATTGGCGTCACCGCCGAGGACCGCGTGCCCGCCTATGCAGACGCCCCCACGATGAAAGAACAGGGGATCGACGCAACCTTCGTCAACTGGCGCGGTTTCTTTGGCGCACCCGGCCTGCCAGAGGAAAAGGTCAACGCCTACCGCGCCGCTCTGGCCAAGATGTATGACACCCCCGAATGGGAAGAGGTCCGCGCCCGCAACGGGTGGGTCAACATCCACAACAGCGGTGATGATTTCGTCAGCTTCCTGGAAGGTCAGGAAGAGGTCATCAAAAGCCTGATGCAGGAACTCGGCTTCCTCTAA
- a CDS encoding tripartite tricarboxylate transporter TctB family protein: MALDRWIALVILMISLAYGYTAFFTMDEGLPPFMKFNAIWPSTFPKGLSVMAVICALIILLSPQKADAGPKAGDIDYRRLLDYKLGQATALLAMMVIYALALRPVGFLISTVAFLVISAMILGERKLHILIPIAVLAAGVVWYLVQQVLGIYLRPLPFFMGTGG; this comes from the coding sequence ATGGCGCTCGACCGATGGATCGCGCTGGTCATTCTCATGATCAGCCTCGCCTATGGCTACACGGCCTTTTTCACTATGGACGAAGGGCTACCGCCGTTCATGAAATTCAATGCCATCTGGCCCAGCACCTTTCCCAAGGGATTGTCTGTCATGGCGGTGATCTGCGCGCTGATCATCCTGTTGTCGCCGCAGAAAGCCGATGCGGGCCCAAAGGCCGGCGACATCGATTACCGCCGCCTGCTGGACTACAAGCTGGGTCAGGCCACCGCACTTTTGGCGATGATGGTGATCTACGCGCTGGCGCTTCGTCCGGTTGGCTTCCTGATTTCTACCGTCGCATTTCTGGTGATCAGCGCCATGATCCTTGGCGAACGCAAGCTGCATATCCTGATCCCTATCGCTGTTCTGGCGGCGGGTGTGGTCTGGTATCTGGTGCAGCAGGTGCTGGGTATCTACCTGCGCCCGCTGCCCTTCTTCATGGGGACTGGGGGCTGA
- a CDS encoding sensor histidine kinase: MSRALPTSGSIRRRLTLQLVGSAAFLASLLFFIVLVFTRDVSQRTHDSILQASATSIMDSVSVRSGDVTVDIPYSALSMLGNVSDDRVFYRVAQNDRLLTGYGDLPLPDLLPQRGQPRFDTAPYKGDSIRMVTLARRVSLNGQVSDVVISVAQTREGQSAQLAELTRTALQLGLGFFMIAAFLAIWAAQSSIRPLAELAEAVSRRGPKDLRPVRRPVPSEMIPLVTSLNRFIERLRISLSRSEDFIAEAAHRVRTPLATVRAQAEITLRRVERDENRASLREMIRAIDESSRAAGQLLDHAMVTFRTDSLLREEVDLGALSRDLLNRLRPIAELKDIALHSDLPQTPPLSGDPILIQNAVRNLLDNAIKYAPAESDIQVILRKEGAELRLSIIDEAGGFPSGDTEALTARFARGANAEGTIGSGLGLTIAREVVEAHGGRLTIAPSQATSGPPAASPRREGSCVSLCFPVL, translated from the coding sequence ATGAGCCGCGCGCTGCCGACCAGCGGGTCAATCCGGCGGCGGTTGACGTTGCAACTGGTGGGCAGCGCCGCCTTTCTCGCCTCGCTGTTGTTCTTCATCGTGTTGGTCTTCACCCGGGATGTGTCGCAGCGCACCCATGACAGCATTCTTCAGGCCTCGGCCACGTCGATTATGGACTCGGTGTCTGTACGGTCGGGCGACGTAACGGTCGATATCCCCTACTCGGCGCTGTCGATGCTGGGCAATGTCAGCGATGATCGGGTGTTTTATCGGGTCGCACAAAATGACCGCCTGCTCACTGGCTACGGCGACCTGCCGCTGCCTGATCTGCTGCCCCAGCGAGGGCAGCCGCGATTTGATACTGCGCCCTACAAAGGCGATAGTATCCGCATGGTGACGCTGGCGCGGCGGGTGTCGCTGAACGGTCAGGTCTCCGATGTGGTGATTTCCGTGGCGCAGACCCGCGAAGGGCAGTCGGCGCAATTGGCGGAGCTGACGCGCACCGCGCTACAGCTTGGTCTGGGGTTTTTCATGATTGCAGCGTTTTTGGCAATCTGGGCAGCACAGTCCAGTATTCGACCGCTTGCCGAACTGGCCGAGGCTGTGTCGCGCCGTGGACCGAAGGATCTGCGCCCGGTGCGCCGCCCAGTGCCGTCGGAGATGATCCCGCTGGTGACATCGCTCAACCGGTTTATTGAGCGGTTGCGGATTTCCCTCTCTCGGTCCGAAGATTTCATCGCCGAGGCGGCCCACCGGGTGCGCACACCGCTGGCCACGGTGCGCGCGCAGGCGGAGATCACATTGAGGCGGGTTGAGCGGGACGAAAACCGCGCCTCGCTGCGCGAGATGATCCGCGCGATTGACGAAAGCTCCCGCGCGGCGGGGCAGTTGCTGGATCACGCGATGGTGACATTTCGCACCGACAGCCTGCTGCGTGAGGAGGTGGATCTGGGTGCGCTATCGCGCGATCTGCTGAACCGGCTGCGCCCTATTGCGGAGCTGAAAGATATTGCGCTGCATTCCGACCTGCCGCAGACGCCGCCCCTGTCCGGCGATCCGATCCTGATCCAGAACGCGGTGCGCAACCTTTTGGACAATGCGATCAAATATGCCCCTGCCGAGAGCGACATTCAGGTGATCCTGCGCAAGGAGGGCGCAGAGCTGCGGCTCAGCATCATTGATGAGGCGGGCGGGTTTCCCAGCGGCGATACCGAGGCCCTGACGGCGCGGTTTGCGCGGGGTGCCAATGCCGAAGGGACGATTGGCTCGGGCCTTGGGCTTACGATTGCGCGTGAAGTTGTGGAGGCCCATGGCGGGCGCCTGACCATCGCGCCGAGCCAGGCCACCAGCGGGCCACCGGCTGCATCTCCAAGACGGGAGGGATCATGCGTTTCCTTATGCTTTCCAGTGCTTTGA
- a CDS encoding AEC family transporter, with protein MFQSLIDVILPVFLVIGAGYVATRRGYFQASHVDGLMKFTQSFAIPCLLFRAIATLDLSASFDPRLLISFYTGAAICFCLGMAGARLIFKRDWEDCVAIGFCCLFSNSVLLGLPITERAYGADNLTGNYAIIAFHSPFCYGLGITVMEIVRNKGAGGIATVKSVFSAMFKNVLILGIALGFVVNFSGLWIPQAVDEALSLVIRAALPTALFALGGVLVQYRPEGDLRTIGFVCAISLMVHPALVWSMGSALKVQPDLFRSAVLNAAMAPGFNAYIFANMYGRAKRVAASSVLIATGSCILTVWLWLLILG; from the coding sequence ATGTTTCAGAGCTTGATTGATGTCATCCTGCCGGTGTTTCTGGTCATCGGTGCGGGCTATGTCGCCACCCGTCGCGGGTATTTTCAGGCCAGCCATGTCGATGGGCTGATGAAATTCACCCAGAGCTTTGCCATCCCCTGCCTATTGTTTCGCGCGATTGCGACGCTGGACCTGTCGGCGAGTTTTGATCCGCGCCTGCTGATCAGTTTCTACACCGGTGCCGCGATCTGTTTCTGTCTGGGGATGGCCGGTGCGCGGCTGATTTTCAAACGCGACTGGGAGGATTGCGTGGCCATAGGCTTTTGCTGCCTGTTCTCCAATTCGGTGCTGCTGGGCCTGCCGATCACGGAACGCGCCTATGGGGCCGACAATCTGACCGGCAACTACGCGATCATCGCCTTTCACTCGCCGTTTTGCTACGGGCTGGGGATCACTGTGATGGAGATCGTGCGCAACAAGGGTGCGGGCGGTATCGCTACGGTGAAATCGGTGTTCAGCGCCATGTTCAAGAATGTGCTGATCCTTGGCATCGCTCTGGGGTTTGTGGTGAACTTCTCGGGCCTGTGGATCCCGCAGGCGGTGGATGAGGCGCTGTCGCTGGTCATTCGCGCGGCGCTGCCAACGGCGCTGTTTGCGCTGGGGGGCGTGCTGGTGCAATACCGCCCGGAAGGCGACCTGCGCACCATCGGCTTTGTCTGCGCAATCTCATTGATGGTGCATCCGGCGCTGGTCTGGAGCATGGGCAGCGCCTTGAAGGTGCAGCCGGATCTGTTCCGCTCTGCGGTGCTGAATGCCGCGATGGCGCCAGGGTTCAACGCCTATATCTTTGCAAACATGTATGGGCGCGCGAAACGGGTGGCGGCGTCCTCGGTGCTGATTGCCACGGGATCCTGTATCCTGACGGTCTGGCTCTGGCTCTTGATCCTGGGCTGA
- a CDS encoding ABC transporter substrate-binding protein, with amino-acid sequence MRFLMLSSALTGLIRAACLVALTLVLPAFAAQAFEVEDRRRFGPAAGEASAEILRVLSTTDTDLLAPLVESFLRTRPTVVVDYVSVSSSELMRAVVEEGPAFDLAVSSALDLQTKLANDGYTRAHSPAGRLKIPDWAVWRDHVFAFSQEPASIVLSPAAFDGLEMPRSRQALMSLLRRYPNRFRGRIGTYDVEKSGLGYLFATQDLRTSESFWRMMEIFGSLDLRLYCCSGEMIEAVSRGELAIAYNVLGSYARARDDLAERIEIVDPQDYTNMMLRTAVVLRGAERPDLAGAFIDHLLRAAWGNGRDPDYPFPRYATAETNPTAALRPIQMGPGLLVFLDRLKRARFLEEWRSTVLQK; translated from the coding sequence ATGCGTTTCCTTATGCTTTCCAGTGCTTTGACAGGCCTGATCCGCGCAGCCTGTCTGGTGGCCCTGACCCTTGTTCTGCCAGCGTTCGCAGCGCAGGCGTTTGAGGTGGAGGATCGGCGCCGGTTCGGCCCCGCCGCCGGTGAGGCGAGCGCGGAAATCCTACGGGTTCTGTCCACCACGGACACCGATCTGTTGGCCCCGCTGGTCGAGAGCTTTCTGCGCACCCGACCCACGGTGGTGGTGGACTATGTGTCGGTCAGCAGTTCAGAGCTGATGCGCGCGGTGGTGGAGGAAGGCCCGGCTTTTGATCTTGCTGTATCCTCGGCGCTGGATCTGCAGACCAAGCTTGCCAATGATGGGTACACCCGCGCGCATTCCCCCGCTGGGCGGCTGAAAATCCCGGATTGGGCGGTCTGGCGCGATCATGTCTTTGCCTTCTCGCAGGAGCCTGCGTCGATCGTGTTGTCGCCCGCCGCCTTTGACGGGCTGGAGATGCCGCGCAGCCGTCAGGCGCTGATGTCGCTCTTGCGCCGCTACCCCAACCGGTTTCGGGGGCGCATCGGCACATATGATGTTGAGAAAAGCGGGCTTGGCTATTTGTTTGCCACCCAGGATCTGCGCACCTCAGAGAGTTTCTGGCGGATGATGGAAATTTTCGGCAGCCTTGATTTGCGGCTCTATTGCTGCTCCGGCGAGATGATCGAGGCGGTGTCGCGCGGGGAACTGGCCATCGCCTACAACGTGCTGGGCAGCTATGCCCGTGCGCGGGACGATCTGGCGGAGCGGATCGAGATCGTCGATCCGCAGGACTATACCAATATGATGCTGCGCACGGCTGTCGTGTTGAGAGGGGCGGAGCGCCCGGATCTGGCGGGGGCATTCATCGACCACCTTTTGCGGGCCGCTTGGGGCAACGGGCGCGATCCGGACTACCCTTTCCCGCGCTACGCCACCGCCGAGACCAACCCCACCGCCGCCTTGCGCCCGATCCAGATGGGACCGGGGCTGTTGGTGTTTCTCGACCGGCTGAAACGGGCGCGGTTCCTTGAGGAATGGCGCAGCACCGTCTTGCAGAAGTAG
- a CDS encoding response regulator transcription factor: MRFLLVEDNLSLASAVEDRLRMDGHVVDHAPDLAVADDYAATADYDLILLDIMLPDGDGRSFLKSHRNREGTTPVIVLTARSEVSDRVGVLDLGADDYITKPFDFSELEARCRAVLRRHGGGSSNQKRFGALVFDPLAGTLVVGDKTVSLRNKELRLLEIFINAPDRIFSKSKLVDRLFSYEEDVSENAIEVYVARLRKHLAGADVEITTVRGLGYRMSLA, encoded by the coding sequence ATGCGTTTCCTGCTGGTCGAAGACAACCTGAGCCTGGCCTCTGCTGTCGAGGACCGGCTGCGGATGGATGGCCATGTGGTGGATCATGCCCCGGATCTGGCGGTCGCGGATGACTATGCGGCGACGGCGGATTACGATTTGATTTTGTTGGATATTATGCTGCCCGACGGGGACGGCCGCAGCTTTCTTAAGTCTCATCGCAACCGTGAGGGCACAACGCCGGTGATCGTGCTGACTGCGCGATCCGAGGTGTCGGACCGGGTGGGCGTGCTGGATCTGGGCGCGGATGATTACATCACCAAACCCTTTGATTTTTCCGAACTGGAAGCGCGCTGCCGGGCCGTGTTGCGGCGCCATGGTGGCGGCAGTTCCAACCAGAAACGATTCGGCGCGCTGGTGTTTGATCCCTTGGCGGGCACGCTGGTGGTGGGCGACAAAACCGTCTCCCTGCGCAACAAGGAGCTGCGGCTGCTGGAAATTTTCATCAATGCGCCGGACAGGATTTTTTCCAAATCGAAACTGGTGGACCGGCTGTTTTCCTATGAGGAAGACGTCTCGGAAAATGCGATTGAGGTCTATGTGGCACGGCTGCGCAAACATCTGGCCGGGGCGGATGTGGAAATCACCACGGTGCGCGGGCTGGGCTACCGGATGTCGCTTGCATGA
- a CDS encoding tripartite tricarboxylate transporter permease, translating into MLDGILIGLSTAFSFSNLLMVIGGCLIGTFIGMLPGLGPMSIISIMIPVAISIGDPSAALILLAGVYYGAIFGGSTSSILINAPGVASTVATSFDGYPLARQGKAGKALTVAAISSFCGGSIGAILLMIFAPALASVALLFHSAEYFALMVVGLSAIAAFAGTGQVVKALLMTVLGLIMATVGEGALFNMPRFTMGIMDLQSGFGFITLAMAMFALPEALYLVLDPGRSKTEGGSNEIKDLRITRAEAKSIAPVIGRQSIQGFLIGVLPGAGATIASFLGYAVERNIAPKEEQKEFGKGAIKGLAAPESANNAACTGSFVPLLTLGIPGSGTTAILLGALIALNVSPGPRLMVDEPEIFWAVIISMYVGNLILLVLNLPLIPYIAKVLAVPRNYLIPFIFFFTLMGAYIGQNNATELLILVGLGICATVLRFADYPLAPLLIGFILGSMLEDNFSRSMQLYDGLGFLMERPMTIGLLGLAALLVILPSYRARRARLRQRGVADGD; encoded by the coding sequence ATGCTGGACGGTATTCTGATTGGCCTCAGCACGGCCTTTTCCTTTAGTAACCTCCTGATGGTGATCGGCGGCTGCCTCATCGGCACCTTCATCGGCATGTTGCCGGGTCTTGGCCCGATGAGCATCATTTCCATCATGATCCCGGTGGCGATTTCCATCGGTGATCCTTCTGCTGCGCTGATCCTGCTGGCGGGGGTCTATTATGGCGCCATCTTTGGCGGCTCCACCTCCTCCATCCTGATCAATGCGCCGGGCGTGGCCTCAACCGTGGCGACGTCCTTCGATGGCTATCCGCTGGCGCGACAGGGCAAGGCGGGTAAGGCGCTGACCGTGGCGGCGATTTCGTCCTTCTGCGGTGGCAGCATTGGCGCGATCCTGCTGATGATCTTCGCCCCCGCGCTGGCCAGTGTCGCCCTGCTGTTTCACTCCGCCGAATATTTCGCGCTGATGGTGGTGGGGCTTTCTGCCATCGCCGCCTTTGCAGGCACCGGTCAGGTGGTGAAGGCCCTGCTGATGACCGTGCTTGGCCTGATCATGGCCACGGTAGGTGAGGGTGCGCTGTTCAATATGCCTCGCTTCACCATGGGCATCATGGACCTGCAATCTGGGTTTGGCTTCATCACCTTGGCCATGGCGATGTTTGCCCTGCCAGAGGCGCTGTATCTGGTGCTGGATCCTGGCCGCTCCAAGACCGAAGGTGGCAGCAATGAGATCAAGGATCTGCGCATCACCAGGGCGGAGGCGAAATCCATCGCGCCGGTGATTGGCCGCCAGTCGATTCAGGGCTTCCTGATCGGCGTGCTGCCGGGTGCCGGGGCCACCATCGCCTCCTTCCTTGGTTATGCGGTGGAGCGCAATATCGCCCCGAAGGAGGAGCAGAAAGAATTCGGCAAGGGTGCCATCAAAGGCCTCGCCGCGCCGGAAAGCGCCAATAATGCCGCCTGCACAGGCTCCTTTGTGCCGTTGCTGACGCTGGGCATTCCCGGCTCCGGCACCACGGCGATCCTGCTGGGCGCGCTGATCGCGCTCAATGTCTCGCCCGGGCCGCGCCTGATGGTGGATGAGCCGGAGATCTTCTGGGCCGTGATCATCTCCATGTATGTCGGCAATCTGATCCTTCTGGTTCTGAACCTGCCGCTGATCCCCTATATCGCCAAGGTGCTGGCGGTGCCGCGCAACTATCTGATCCCCTTCATATTCTTCTTCACGTTGATGGGGGCCTATATCGGGCAGAACAATGCGACCGAACTGCTGATCCTTGTGGGTCTGGGGATTTGTGCCACGGTGCTGCGCTTTGCCGACTATCCGCTCGCGCCCCTGCTGATCGGCTTCATTTTGGGCTCAATGCTGGAGGATAACTTCTCCCGCTCGATGCAGCTCTATGATGGGCTGGGCTTTCTGATGGAGCGCCCGATGACCATCGGCCTGCTGGGGCTGGCGGCCCTTCTGGTGATCCTGCCCAGCTACCGTGCCCGCCGTGCGCGGCTGCGCCAGCGCGGGGTGGCAGACGGCGATTGA